Proteins encoded together in one Microcaecilia unicolor chromosome 3, aMicUni1.1, whole genome shotgun sequence window:
- the BTBD3 gene encoding BTB/POZ domain-containing protein 3 isoform X2 gives MAAEIFPAKKLASPNSNTVQQFHQQNLNNNNTIHAPNWQGLYPTIRERNSMMFNNELMADVHFVVGPPGGTQRLPGHKYVLAVGSSVFHAMFYGELAEDKDEIRIPDVEPAAFLAMLKYIYCDEIDLAADTVLATLYAAKKYIVPHLARACVNFLETSLSAKNACVLLSQSCLFEEPDLTQRCWEVIDAQAELALKSEGFCDIDFQTLESILRRETLNAKEIVVFEAALSWAEVECQRQDLPVNIENKRKVLGKALYLIRIPTMALDDFANGAAQSGVLTLSETNDIFLWYTAAKKPELQFVSKARKGLVPQRCHRFQSCAYRSNQWRYRGRCDSIQFAVDKRVFIAGFGLYGSSCGSTEYSAKIELKRQGVILGQNLSKYFSDGSSNTFPVWFEYPVQIEPDTFYTASVILDGNELSYFGQEGMTEVQCGKVTVQFQCSSDSTNGTGVQGGQIPELIFYA, from the exons atggctGCTGAAATCTTTCCTGCTAAGAAATTAGCCAGCCCAAACTCCAACACTGTGCAACAGTTTCACCAGCAAAACCTGAACAACAACAACACTATTCATGCCCCCAACTGGCAGGGACTTTATCCTACCATCCGAGAAAG AAATTCTATGATGTTCAACAATGAATTGATGGCAGATGTTCATTTTGTGGTGGGGCCACCAGGTGGGACCCAGCGGTTGCCAGGACACAAA TATGTCTTGGCCGTTGGGAGCTCTGTATTCCATGCAATGTTTTATGGAGAGCTTGCAGAAGATAAAGATGAAATCCGTATCCCAGATGTGGAGCCTGCTGCTTTCCTCGCCATGCTGAA ATACATATATTGTGATGAAATTGACCTGGCTGCTGATACCGTACTGGCCACGCTCTATGCTGCAAAGAAGTACATCGTGCCTCATCTTGCTAGAGCGTGCGTCAACTTCCTAGAGACCAGCCTCAGCGCAAAGAACGCCTGTGTCCTGCTTTCCCAGAGCTGCTTGTTTGAGGAACCTGATCTGACCCAGCGGTGCTGGGAAGTCATTGATGCGCAGGCAGAGCTGGCTCTAAAATCGGAGGGATTCTGCGACATTGATTTCCAGACGTTAGAGAGCATTCTCAGAAGGGAGACGCTGAATGCCAAAGAAATTGTTGTGTTTGAGGCTGCTCTCAGCTGGGCAGAAGTTGAGTGCCAGCGACAAGATTTGCCTGTGAATATAGAAAATAAGCGCAAAGTGTTAGGGAAAGCGCTTTATCTGATCCGTATCCCTACCATGGCACTGGATGATTTTGCAAATGGTGCTGCTCAGTCTGGAGTTCTGACTCTCAGCGAAACAAACGACATCTTTCTTTGGTATACGGCAGCTAAAAAGCCTGAGTTGCAGTTTGTGAGCAAGGCCAGGAAAGGTCTCGTGCCCCAGCGATGTCACCGCTTCCAGTCCTGCGCTTATCGCAGCAACCAATGGCGTTACAGGGGCCGTTGTGACAGCATTCAGTTTGCTGTCGATAAGCGAGTGTTCATAGCTGGTTTTGGGCTTTATGGCTCCAGCTGCGGATCAACAGAGTACAGTGCAAAAATAGAACTGAAACGCCAGGGTGTTATCCTGGGACAGAACTTAAGCAAGTATTTCTCAGATGGCTCTAGCAACACTTTCCCCGTGTGGTTTGAGTATCCAGTTCAGATCGAGCCCGATACCTTTTACACGGCCAGCGTGATTCTGGATGGCAATGAACTGAGCTATTTTGGTCAGGAGGGTATGACGGAAGTTCAGTGTGGCAAGGTGACTGTCCAGTTCCAGTGCTCTTCAGACAGTACTAATGGTACGGGAGTTCAGGGGGGACAGATTCCTGAACTTATATTCTATGCCTGA
- the BTBD3 gene encoding BTB/POZ domain-containing protein 3 isoform X1 produces the protein MVDAKGKNMKCLTFFLMLPETVKNRSKKGPKKGGASTSKLPPVCYEIITLKSKKKKKMAAEIFPAKKLASPNSNTVQQFHQQNLNNNNTIHAPNWQGLYPTIRERNSMMFNNELMADVHFVVGPPGGTQRLPGHKYVLAVGSSVFHAMFYGELAEDKDEIRIPDVEPAAFLAMLKYIYCDEIDLAADTVLATLYAAKKYIVPHLARACVNFLETSLSAKNACVLLSQSCLFEEPDLTQRCWEVIDAQAELALKSEGFCDIDFQTLESILRRETLNAKEIVVFEAALSWAEVECQRQDLPVNIENKRKVLGKALYLIRIPTMALDDFANGAAQSGVLTLSETNDIFLWYTAAKKPELQFVSKARKGLVPQRCHRFQSCAYRSNQWRYRGRCDSIQFAVDKRVFIAGFGLYGSSCGSTEYSAKIELKRQGVILGQNLSKYFSDGSSNTFPVWFEYPVQIEPDTFYTASVILDGNELSYFGQEGMTEVQCGKVTVQFQCSSDSTNGTGVQGGQIPELIFYA, from the exons ATGGTAGATGCCAAAGGAAAGAATATGAAATGTCTCACTTTCTTTTTGATGCTTCCAGAGACCGTGAAGAACAGGTCCAAGAAAGGCCCTAAGAAAGGGGGCGCCAGCACAAGCAAGTTGCCCCCAGTTTGCTATGAAATAATTACCTTAAAgagcaagaagaagaagaagatggctGCTGAAATCTTTCCTGCTAAGAAATTAGCCAGCCCAAACTCCAACACTGTGCAACAGTTTCACCAGCAAAACCTGAACAACAACAACACTATTCATGCCCCCAACTGGCAGGGACTTTATCCTACCATCCGAGAAAG AAATTCTATGATGTTCAACAATGAATTGATGGCAGATGTTCATTTTGTGGTGGGGCCACCAGGTGGGACCCAGCGGTTGCCAGGACACAAA TATGTCTTGGCCGTTGGGAGCTCTGTATTCCATGCAATGTTTTATGGAGAGCTTGCAGAAGATAAAGATGAAATCCGTATCCCAGATGTGGAGCCTGCTGCTTTCCTCGCCATGCTGAA ATACATATATTGTGATGAAATTGACCTGGCTGCTGATACCGTACTGGCCACGCTCTATGCTGCAAAGAAGTACATCGTGCCTCATCTTGCTAGAGCGTGCGTCAACTTCCTAGAGACCAGCCTCAGCGCAAAGAACGCCTGTGTCCTGCTTTCCCAGAGCTGCTTGTTTGAGGAACCTGATCTGACCCAGCGGTGCTGGGAAGTCATTGATGCGCAGGCAGAGCTGGCTCTAAAATCGGAGGGATTCTGCGACATTGATTTCCAGACGTTAGAGAGCATTCTCAGAAGGGAGACGCTGAATGCCAAAGAAATTGTTGTGTTTGAGGCTGCTCTCAGCTGGGCAGAAGTTGAGTGCCAGCGACAAGATTTGCCTGTGAATATAGAAAATAAGCGCAAAGTGTTAGGGAAAGCGCTTTATCTGATCCGTATCCCTACCATGGCACTGGATGATTTTGCAAATGGTGCTGCTCAGTCTGGAGTTCTGACTCTCAGCGAAACAAACGACATCTTTCTTTGGTATACGGCAGCTAAAAAGCCTGAGTTGCAGTTTGTGAGCAAGGCCAGGAAAGGTCTCGTGCCCCAGCGATGTCACCGCTTCCAGTCCTGCGCTTATCGCAGCAACCAATGGCGTTACAGGGGCCGTTGTGACAGCATTCAGTTTGCTGTCGATAAGCGAGTGTTCATAGCTGGTTTTGGGCTTTATGGCTCCAGCTGCGGATCAACAGAGTACAGTGCAAAAATAGAACTGAAACGCCAGGGTGTTATCCTGGGACAGAACTTAAGCAAGTATTTCTCAGATGGCTCTAGCAACACTTTCCCCGTGTGGTTTGAGTATCCAGTTCAGATCGAGCCCGATACCTTTTACACGGCCAGCGTGATTCTGGATGGCAATGAACTGAGCTATTTTGGTCAGGAGGGTATGACGGAAGTTCAGTGTGGCAAGGTGACTGTCCAGTTCCAGTGCTCTTCAGACAGTACTAATGGTACGGGAGTTCAGGGGGGACAGATTCCTGAACTTATATTCTATGCCTGA